The genomic segment GCCGATCGGCGCTCTCCAGCGATCCGAGCGCGAGCAGCCAGTGCGCCCGCGCCAGGGTCCGGGCCTCCGCGCGTTTGGGCTCGGGGATCTCCTCCTCGAGCGCCGTCATCCCGTCCACCTTGGCCCGGACGGCGGCCCGGTACGCAATGTAGAAGGGGAAGAGGGCCGCCCCCTCGGCGTCGTCCGACGCGAGAAGGTAGCGTGCGGTGAACGCGGCGGCCAGGTCGCGCCGGCCCCGGAACGCGAGGTCCATCGCCAAAAACGCCGCGTCGGCGATCGGGTCCGCGTGGCGGAAGGACTCGGAGAACTCGATACAGTCGATGGCAACGAGGTCGTCCGGCGGGGCGCGGTCCGGGAAGGAATAGACGTGGTCGAGGTGGAGGTCGCCGTGCGTGTCGCGGGGCACCCCGCGGGCCGCGCGCGCCTCGATCAGCGGCCGGAGGCGCTCCAGGGCGGCCTCGGTCGCCCCGTGCAGGCGGTCGAACAGCGTGCGGCTCACGGTCACGCCGATCTGTGCGGCCGACTGCACGAAGTTGTCGCGTGCGTTGCGGGCGACGACCTCATGCCGGCCGGACTCCGCGACCCGCGGGCCGGCTTCCGCGCGGCGGTGAAACTCGGCGAGCCTGACCGCGAACGCTTCGAGCAGAGCGGGGGGGAGATCGTCCCCTTGGAGCCGCTCCAGGAACGACGCCCCGGCGGGGAGCCGGCGCATCTTCACCGCCCATTCGAGGACCTCGCCCTCGCCCTCGAACCGCACGCGGCCGCCGGCCCCGCGCGCGACGGGCACCACGCCGAGGTACACCGTCGGGGCCAGGCGCCGGTTCAGCCGCACTTCTTCTTCGCAAAAACGTTTCCGCCGTTCGAGCGTGCTAAAGTCGAGGAACCCCAGGTTCACCGGCTTCTTGAGCTTGTAAACGAGGTCGCCCGTGAGGACCACGACGGAGATGTGCGTCTGAACGACGTCGGCGGCCGCATCGCGGAGCGCGTCGATCAACTTGCCGAGTTCCATGCCCGATCTCCGCTCGCGCGAGCCGCCCGGTCTGCCGTACATATTGTGACCCGAACGATACCAGCAGGAAAGGTTGCACCATGCCAGGCCGTCGCGTCTTCGTTCTCGCGCTCCCATTGGTACTCGGTGCGGCGGTCGCGGTGCCCGCCGCGGACCCGCCGGTCGAAACGGAAACGCTCGCCCCGTGCCCGCACCCGAGAGGGTACGTGTGCTACCGCGCTTCGGCGCCCGTCGCCGTCGACGGCGACCTGAAGGACGCGGCGTGGGAGGCGGCCCCCTGGAGCGATGAGTTCGGGGACATTGAGGGCGCGAAGAAGCCGAAGCCCCGGCACCGCACGCGGGTCAAGATGCTCTGGGACGACGAGGCGCTCTACATCGCGGCCGAGCTGGAAGAGCCGCACGTGTGGGCGACGCTGAAGGACCACGACTGCGTCATCTTCGCCGACAACGATTTTGAAGTGTTCCTCGACCCCGATGGCGACAACCACCTGTACGGCGAGCTGGAACTGAACGCCCTCAACACCACCTGGGACCTGCTGCTCACCAAGCCGTACAAGGACGGCGGCCGCGCGGTCACCGCTTGGGAGATCATGGGGCTGAAGACCGCCGTGAAGGTCGACGGCACGCTGAACGATCCGAGCGACACGGACAAGGGCTGGACGGTCGAGATCAAGTGGCCGTGGAAGGGGCTGACGGAACTCGCCAGCGAGAAGCAGGTGCCGATCCCCCCGGTCGACGGCTCCCAGTACCGAATCAATTTTTCCCGCGTCGAGTGGGACGTGGACACTGCGAACGGCAAATACACGAAGGTGAAGAACCGCCCCGAACACAACTGGGTGTGGTCGCCGCAGGGCGTGATCGACATGCACCGCCCGGAGCGCTGGGGCTACGTGCAGTTCAGCACCGCGAAGCCGGGCACGGCGGCGTTCAAGCCGGACCCGGACTGGACCGTACGCGACAACTTGCACCGCGCCTACTACGCCCAGCACGCGCACCGGCAGAAGCACGGCAAGTACGCGCCGACCGCGGCCGATCTGGGGCTGAAGTTGCCGGCGGACCGGTTGGGCGTGGAGACGACGCGGAGCGGCTTCGAGATGGGGTGGACCGACGACAAGGCCGCGAAGCCGCGGTACACGATCACCCACGACGGGCGGATTTCGAAGTAGGGTGGGGCAGGGCTTTGCGCCGTCAAACCGGTGATTGAAGACGGTGGAACGGCGCAAAGCCCTCTCCCACCCTACGCGGGTCAGACCACCGCGCTCTCCCCGCGCTCCGGTATTTCCACGTCCGCGAAGCCGATCCCCTTCAGCCCGTCCTGCAACTTCTGCGCGCGGTCGGGCTCGGCGTGGACGAGCCGCACCCGCGTGCTCCGGTCCAGCGCGCCGAGCATCCGGAGCACGTCGCCGTGGTCGGCGTGGCTGGACAAGCCGTTCAACACGACGACCTCCGCCCGCACGGGACACAGTTGCCCCAGCACCCGCACCTCGGGCCGCTTATCGACCAGGCGCCGGCCGAGCGTCTCCGCGGCCTGGTAACCCGCAATGAGGACCGTGTTCAGCGGGTTGCCCAGCCCGTGCTTCAGGTGGTGCAGGACGCGCCCGGCCTCGCACATGCCGCTCGCCGCGATGATCACGCACGGCCCCGGCCGGTAGTTCAGCTTCACGCTCTCGTTCACCGTTTCGACGTACCGCACGTGCCGCCCGCCGAACAGGTCCGGCTCCGCCGCCAGCAGGGCGAGTGTCTCCTCGTCGAAGCACTCGGTGTGGTGGCCGAAGACCTCGCTCGCGCGGGTCGCCATCGGGCTGTCCACGAAGACCGGGACGTCCGGGAGCTTCCCGGCGGAGATGAGCTGGTGCAGGAAGTACACCACCGTTTGCGTCCGGCCGACGGCGAACGCCGGGATGATGACGCGCCCGCCGCGCCCCGCGGTGCGCCGGACCACTTCGCCCAGCTTCTCGGCGGTCTCGTCCACGGGCTCGTGCGTGTGCCCGCCGTAGGTGCTCTCGCTGATGAGCAGATCGCACGCCGGCACCGGGTCCGGGTCGCGAAGAATGGGCAGCCCCGTCCGGCCCACGTCGCCGGTGAACGTCAGGCGCCGCGTGCCGGCGGGCGTGGCGATGTGGACCGATACCATCGCGGAGCCGAGCAGGTGGCCCGCGTCCACGAACGTCGCGTCCACCCCCTTGCCCACGCTCACGCGGTCGCCGTACTTCACGGCCTGGAGGCGCGTGAGCGTGCGGAACACGTCGCGGGCGTCGAACAGCGGTTCCACCTTCGGCTGGTCCTTCACCCGCTTGCGGTTCAGGTAGTTCGCGTCCTCTTCCTGGATCTTCGCGGCGTCGCCGAGCATCACGGCCGCGAGGGCGCGGGTGGCGGGCGTGCAGTAGATCGGCCCGGTGAACCCGCGGCGCACCAGGTTCGGCAGGTTCCCGCAGTGGTCGACGTGCGCGTGACTCAGGAGGACCGCGCTGACGTCCTTGGCGCGGAACGGGAAGTCGCGGTTGCGCTGGAAGCTCTCGCTCCGCTTGCCCTGGAAGAGCCCGCAGTCGAGCAGGAGCGTCTTCCCGTTCGCCGTGAGTTCGTGCATCGACCCGGTGACGGTGCGGGCCGCGCCCCGGAAGGTGACCGTCGGTTCGGTGGGGCGCGGGGCTCGTTTGGGCACGGGTGCTCCAGCAAGAAACGAGGTGATCCGCAGATTTCGCAGATGACGCAGATTGAAAGACCAAGGAGAGACCGAGCCGCCCGCTCCATTGCCCTCCTATTTCAATCTGTGTCTGTCTGTGAAAATCTGCGGATCACCCTCGTTCTTTCCTTATGCGGCGGCTTCCGGGAGGGGAAGGGGACCCACCGCCGGGACCGCGGCGGCCGGCGGCGCGCTAGTAATCGGTGCTGCGGAACTCGTACACCGCGAGCCCGAGGATGCCGGCGGCGAACAGCAGCGACGACAGAACCGAGAGTTCGGGGTAGTACTGGCCCTTGGCTTTCATGCCGTCCAGTTCGGGAACGGGGACTTTGTATTCGCCGGCGTGCATCACGTCGAAGAACAAGCCGCTCAGGTCCAGGGGCTTCGGGAGCGTCCAGTACGCCGCGTCCATCAGGAACGCGGACACCGGCGTGATTCCCGTTACGTCGAACGCGACGATGTGGTGGTGGGTCAGGTTGACGGCCCAGCACAGCACCCAGAACAGCAGCGTGCCGAACGCGGCCACGATCGTGCTCCGGGTGCAGACCGCCAGGAACGCACTGAACGCGTAAAAAACGGCGAAGTTGACAATGAGGAGCGGGACCGCCGTCCAGTAGGCGATGCCCCACACGCCCGTACTCGCGCCGACCCCGAGCCACGTCCCGAACACGAACAGGGTCGCGTGCAGGGCCACGAACAGGACCACGCCCAGGTACTTCCCGAGCAGGAGCGCCCACCGCGGCGCCGGCTTCGCGAGGAGGACCGTGACCGCGTGCGGTTCGAGGAACGTGGGGAGAAAGGCCGCGGTCCAGAGGAGGGCGAGCAGCACGCCGGCCGTGTCCGCCAGGATGCCGGCCAGCCACAGCTGGAAGAACCGGACCGCGTCGGCCTTGAACTTCGGCACCGCCAGCTCGAAGAGGCCGAACCCGAGCGTCATGGTGCCGCCCGATTCCGGCACGCCGTCCGCCGCCGCCCGCGGGTCGGCGCCTTTGGGGATGCGGTCCGGGATCTCGTACGGGTGCCGCTCGCGCTCGCCCGGCGTGTCCACGGACATGCCGAAGCAGAACAGGGTGCAGAGGGCCGTGATGCCGAGCATCACCCAGAACAGCTTGGACGCGAGGGACTGGCGGAACGTGTCGCGCACCATCCACCGCACGGTCCGGATCGCGGTCGGGAGCGCGTTCATGCCGCTTGCCCTTTCTCGTAAATCGGTTTCAGCGCGGAC from the Frigoriglobus tundricola genome contains:
- a CDS encoding MBL fold metallo-hydrolase, whose amino-acid sequence is MPKRAPRPTEPTVTFRGAARTVTGSMHELTANGKTLLLDCGLFQGKRSESFQRNRDFPFRAKDVSAVLLSHAHVDHCGNLPNLVRRGFTGPIYCTPATRALAAVMLGDAAKIQEEDANYLNRKRVKDQPKVEPLFDARDVFRTLTRLQAVKYGDRVSVGKGVDATFVDAGHLLGSAMVSVHIATPAGTRRLTFTGDVGRTGLPILRDPDPVPACDLLISESTYGGHTHEPVDETAEKLGEVVRRTAGRGGRVIIPAFAVGRTQTVVYFLHQLISAGKLPDVPVFVDSPMATRASEVFGHHTECFDEETLALLAAEPDLFGGRHVRYVETVNESVKLNYRPGPCVIIAASGMCEAGRVLHHLKHGLGNPLNTVLIAGYQAAETLGRRLVDKRPEVRVLGQLCPVRAEVVVLNGLSSHADHGDVLRMLGALDRSTRVRLVHAEPDRAQKLQDGLKGIGFADVEIPERGESAVV
- a CDS encoding ABC transporter permease gives rise to the protein MNALPTAIRTVRWMVRDTFRQSLASKLFWVMLGITALCTLFCFGMSVDTPGERERHPYEIPDRIPKGADPRAAADGVPESGGTMTLGFGLFELAVPKFKADAVRFFQLWLAGILADTAGVLLALLWTAAFLPTFLEPHAVTVLLAKPAPRWALLLGKYLGVVLFVALHATLFVFGTWLGVGASTGVWGIAYWTAVPLLIVNFAVFYAFSAFLAVCTRSTIVAAFGTLLFWVLCWAVNLTHHHIVAFDVTGITPVSAFLMDAAYWTLPKPLDLSGLFFDVMHAGEYKVPVPELDGMKAKGQYYPELSVLSSLLFAAGILGLAVYEFRSTDY
- a CDS encoding bifunctional aminoglycoside phosphotransferase/ATP-binding protein — protein: MELGKLIDALRDAAADVVQTHISVVVLTGDLVYKLKKPVNLGFLDFSTLERRKRFCEEEVRLNRRLAPTVYLGVVPVARGAGGRVRFEGEGEVLEWAVKMRRLPAGASFLERLQGDDLPPALLEAFAVRLAEFHRRAEAGPRVAESGRHEVVARNARDNFVQSAAQIGVTVSRTLFDRLHGATEAALERLRPLIEARAARGVPRDTHGDLHLDHVYSFPDRAPPDDLVAIDCIEFSESFRHADPIADAAFLAMDLAFRGRRDLAAAFTARYLLASDDAEGAALFPFYIAYRAAVRAKVDGMTALEEEIPEPKRAEARTLARAHWLLALGSLESADRRPALVLVAGLPGTGKSTLARGLAERGHLALVRSDVVRKELAGVAPDAPGEGLYTPEWTARTYAECLRRAEAVATDGGRVIVDANFPDENRRRDFLNAAERLAVPAVLLWCRADPGVAKRRITARRSDASDATVAVHDTVAARWQDFDPRTRRLVREVNADGAPEDTLARGVAVLREAKVM
- a CDS encoding carbohydrate-binding family 9-like protein, with product MPGRRVFVLALPLVLGAAVAVPAADPPVETETLAPCPHPRGYVCYRASAPVAVDGDLKDAAWEAAPWSDEFGDIEGAKKPKPRHRTRVKMLWDDEALYIAAELEEPHVWATLKDHDCVIFADNDFEVFLDPDGDNHLYGELELNALNTTWDLLLTKPYKDGGRAVTAWEIMGLKTAVKVDGTLNDPSDTDKGWTVEIKWPWKGLTELASEKQVPIPPVDGSQYRINFSRVEWDVDTANGKYTKVKNRPEHNWVWSPQGVIDMHRPERWGYVQFSTAKPGTAAFKPDPDWTVRDNLHRAYYAQHAHRQKHGKYAPTAADLGLKLPADRLGVETTRSGFEMGWTDDKAAKPRYTITHDGRISK